A stretch of Oceaniferula marina DNA encodes these proteins:
- a CDS encoding aldehyde dehydrogenase family protein — MSLDLPSYIAGEAVHSSDKLDVFYPWNNTLTGTVSNITPEQLDQAIDAALRGQHTPLSRYERHTILRKAANLLAEHREELAQLICRETGLCIRESMYETGRSSEVLEFAAIEALKDDGEVFSCDISPQGKNRKIITFKQPLQLICAITPFNHPLNQVVHKVAPAIAAGAPMILKPSDKSPLTAIRFAELLYEAGLPGWMLSVVSGDIDTIVTPMITDDRVEMISFTGSVKVGKHIAKIAGYKKTCLELGGNSPLIILEDADIDLAVKLAAEGCFRNSGQRCTAVKRLLVQESILETFTSRFVEQAKEYIAGDPEHPETRVGTVIDEPAAIYLEQVLRRAETDGARVLLGGNRNGALMEPTVISHVPRDTPMVAEESFGPLAPIIAIIDLDDAIQYYNSGNFGLSSGIVTNNMTEALKAAKHLRTGTTNINEIPGFRIESSPFGGIKDSGLGIKEGVTEAVKFMQNTKTFSIPWE; from the coding sequence ATGTCACTCGACCTGCCATCCTACATTGCCGGAGAAGCCGTCCACAGCTCCGATAAACTTGACGTTTTCTACCCTTGGAACAACACCCTGACCGGAACGGTCAGTAACATCACCCCTGAACAACTCGATCAGGCGATAGATGCAGCGCTCAGAGGTCAGCACACCCCACTGAGTCGCTACGAACGCCATACCATTCTGAGAAAAGCTGCAAATCTGTTAGCAGAACACCGTGAAGAACTGGCACAGCTGATTTGCAGGGAAACCGGACTCTGCATACGAGAGAGCATGTATGAAACCGGACGCAGTTCGGAGGTCCTTGAATTTGCCGCAATCGAGGCCCTCAAGGATGATGGGGAGGTCTTCTCCTGTGATATTTCTCCACAGGGAAAAAACCGAAAGATCATCACCTTCAAGCAGCCTCTCCAATTGATCTGCGCCATAACCCCTTTTAACCACCCACTGAATCAGGTAGTGCACAAAGTAGCTCCTGCCATTGCTGCCGGAGCTCCAATGATTCTCAAACCCTCGGACAAATCACCCCTGACGGCCATCCGCTTTGCCGAACTGCTCTACGAAGCCGGACTACCCGGCTGGATGCTCTCGGTTGTTTCCGGTGACATCGACACAATCGTCACCCCCATGATCACCGATGATCGGGTGGAAATGATTTCCTTCACAGGTTCAGTGAAGGTTGGCAAACACATCGCCAAGATAGCAGGCTACAAAAAAACCTGCCTCGAACTCGGAGGAAACTCCCCGCTGATCATCCTCGAAGACGCCGATATCGATCTCGCCGTCAAGCTGGCTGCCGAAGGCTGCTTCCGTAATTCCGGACAACGCTGCACCGCCGTCAAACGTCTGCTCGTACAAGAATCGATCCTCGAAACATTCACCTCCCGCTTTGTCGAACAAGCCAAAGAATACATCGCTGGCGACCCGGAACATCCCGAAACGAGAGTTGGCACCGTCATCGATGAACCTGCCGCCATCTATCTGGAACAGGTCCTGCGCCGGGCTGAAACGGATGGTGCCCGGGTCTTGCTGGGGGGCAATCGGAATGGAGCGCTGATGGAACCCACCGTTATCAGCCATGTCCCGCGTGACACTCCGATGGTGGCAGAAGAATCGTTTGGCCCACTCGCCCCCATCATCGCCATCATAGACCTCGACGACGCCATCCAATACTACAATTCCGGCAATTTTGGTCTGAGCTCAGGCATCGTCACCAACAACATGACAGAAGCGCTCAAAGCAGCCAAACACCTCCGAACCGGAACCACCAACATCAATGAAATCCCAGGTTTCCGAATCGAAAGCAGCCCATTTGGAGGTATCAAGGACTCAGGACTCGGCATTAAGGAAGGCGTCACCGAAGCTGTCAAATTCATGCAAAACACCAAGACCTTTTCCATCCCCTGGGAATGA
- the phnA gene encoding phosphonoacetate hydrolase, producing MNISDQAFTVNCRTYSPPARPIAVICIDGCADEYITESIAQGYMPRLEAMVKKGYRGMVRGALPSFTNVNNSAIVTGVPPSVTGICGNFFLNPDTGEEVMMNSPEFRRCDTLLNAAADAGRNVAFITAKEKLRTVLGDGIVERGGIVFSSEKVNEATKDTHGVDKAEEIIGKPQPEIYSGDASIYVLEAGAALAEQGKADFLYLSLTDYMQHKFAPHELESLNFHQQLDAQIGRLLDAGCIVAATADHGMNAKNDAQGKPKVIYVESLLKQQFGPEGIRVICPITDPYVVHHGALGSLVMVHLDEPSRKEEMIDFLYQQEGITEVYGRNLAALKLELAPDRVGDICVLSGRDVVVGKTEADHDLSVLQGGLRSHGGRYEEMVPLLLSEPLNEEYRKIASADPRNFDVFAFACNAGA from the coding sequence ATGAATATTTCCGATCAAGCATTCACCGTCAACTGTCGCACCTACAGTCCACCGGCACGTCCTATTGCTGTCATCTGTATTGACGGCTGTGCGGATGAATACATCACCGAATCCATCGCCCAAGGGTACATGCCCAGGCTCGAGGCCATGGTCAAAAAAGGCTACCGCGGTATGGTGCGAGGAGCCCTTCCCAGCTTCACCAACGTCAACAACTCCGCTATTGTCACCGGAGTCCCCCCTTCTGTCACCGGGATCTGCGGCAACTTTTTCCTCAATCCGGACACCGGCGAGGAAGTCATGATGAACTCGCCGGAATTTCGCCGCTGTGACACCCTGCTCAATGCCGCCGCCGATGCCGGCCGCAACGTGGCATTCATCACCGCCAAGGAAAAACTGCGCACCGTGCTCGGCGATGGAATCGTCGAGCGTGGAGGCATCGTTTTTTCCTCTGAAAAAGTCAACGAAGCAACAAAAGATACCCACGGAGTGGACAAGGCTGAGGAAATCATTGGCAAACCTCAACCCGAGATCTACTCGGGGGACGCCTCGATCTACGTGCTCGAGGCTGGAGCAGCATTGGCCGAGCAAGGCAAAGCCGACTTCCTCTACCTTTCGCTCACCGATTACATGCAGCATAAGTTTGCGCCCCACGAACTGGAGTCGCTCAACTTCCATCAGCAACTCGACGCCCAGATTGGACGACTGCTCGATGCCGGTTGTATTGTTGCAGCCACGGCAGACCATGGCATGAACGCCAAAAACGATGCCCAAGGAAAACCTAAAGTCATCTACGTAGAATCTCTATTGAAGCAGCAATTCGGACCTGAGGGCATCCGGGTCATTTGCCCAATCACCGACCCTTACGTTGTCCACCATGGCGCACTCGGTTCGTTAGTGATGGTTCATCTCGATGAGCCATCCCGGAAAGAAGAAATGATCGATTTCCTCTATCAACAAGAGGGTATCACTGAAGTCTATGGCCGGAACCTCGCAGCGCTCAAACTCGAACTTGCCCCGGACAGGGTCGGAGACATCTGCGTGCTGTCCGGAAGGGATGTGGTTGTCGGCAAAACGGAAGCCGATCACGACCTCAGCGTGCTCCAGGGGGGGCTACGTTCTCACGGAGGACGATATGAAGAAATGGTTCCCCTGTTGCTGTCCGAACCCTTGAATGAAGAATATCGGAAAATAGCATCCGCAGACCCTAGAAATTTCGACGTCTTTGCCTTTGCCTGCAATGCCGGAGCCTAA
- a CDS encoding tetratricopeptide repeat-containing sulfotransferase family protein — protein MRKQTAHHQAWTSEDLPELHKARELWEHQPLKALTFFQMAARKHPCNQTALIDAARALGDAHHIREAKALLTKLDHHAKQTPQAAELIGQSYRMAHMPDEALEYLQLAAASPDCLEAVIELVIYYERRHQTERARQWLEPALSKNPTLPALVLLHGRLLRREGEHTKAINQFLNVANEESAHFYHRSEAWYELANIEDAQGDYHSAYRSASKAKDLLRPAAKDMMETDHLWRNRQKEIAEVFSSETLESWKNSTRASKLTPCMLTGCPRSGTTLFERVIGSHPMIQSFDELNIFPRYLHGSMFGHAKAGEDGASAFQRITKASARSAGLKYWKLFAQHSPPNENHRVLLDKNPSATGQLPVFLRMFPHAKILYALRDPRDIAVSCFLRFLPLNSISAHFLDPNTTLDWISKELSYWQGIKQSIPEDQWHEVQYEDTVRNLKQTVMATLKLLDLPWDAQISNYLSTRTQHPVNSPTYLEITQPIHTRSVGRWKHYAFAFEAAFDRHPQLMEQLGDD, from the coding sequence ATGCGGAAACAAACAGCTCATCACCAGGCTTGGACAAGTGAAGACCTTCCTGAGCTACACAAAGCCAGAGAACTTTGGGAACACCAACCGCTCAAGGCTTTGACCTTTTTCCAAATGGCAGCAAGGAAACACCCCTGCAACCAAACAGCCTTAATCGATGCCGCACGCGCCCTTGGAGATGCCCATCACATCAGGGAGGCCAAAGCATTGCTAACAAAACTGGACCATCATGCCAAACAAACACCCCAGGCGGCAGAACTCATTGGGCAAAGCTACCGTATGGCCCACATGCCAGATGAAGCCCTCGAATACCTACAGCTCGCAGCAGCATCTCCAGACTGCCTCGAAGCCGTCATCGAATTGGTTATTTACTATGAGCGCCGCCACCAAACGGAACGTGCACGTCAATGGCTGGAGCCAGCTCTATCAAAAAACCCAACACTCCCGGCTCTGGTGCTTCTACATGGCCGACTATTAAGACGTGAAGGCGAACACACGAAGGCAATCAATCAATTTCTTAATGTCGCGAATGAGGAGTCCGCTCATTTTTATCATCGCTCAGAAGCCTGGTATGAACTCGCTAACATTGAAGACGCTCAGGGGGATTATCATTCAGCCTACCGATCAGCATCCAAGGCAAAGGACTTACTTCGCCCCGCGGCAAAAGACATGATGGAAACGGATCACCTCTGGAGAAATCGACAAAAGGAAATCGCCGAAGTGTTCTCCTCGGAAACTCTGGAGTCTTGGAAAAATTCTACGCGAGCGAGCAAGTTAACACCATGTATGCTGACCGGCTGCCCACGTTCTGGAACCACCTTGTTTGAGCGAGTCATCGGATCCCACCCCATGATTCAATCATTTGACGAACTGAACATCTTTCCCCGCTATCTCCATGGCTCGATGTTTGGCCATGCGAAGGCTGGCGAGGACGGAGCGTCCGCATTCCAACGTATCACAAAAGCAAGCGCCCGAAGTGCAGGCCTCAAGTATTGGAAACTATTTGCCCAGCATTCCCCCCCTAACGAAAACCACCGGGTTTTACTCGACAAAAACCCCTCCGCCACAGGACAACTTCCTGTTTTTTTGCGTATGTTTCCACACGCCAAGATCCTCTATGCATTAAGAGACCCACGCGACATCGCAGTAAGCTGCTTTCTTCGATTCCTTCCATTGAACTCAATCAGTGCCCATTTTCTCGACCCCAACACCACTCTCGACTGGATCAGCAAGGAACTTTCCTACTGGCAAGGGATCAAACAGTCCATCCCCGAAGACCAATGGCATGAAGTTCAATATGAAGATACCGTGCGCAATCTCAAGCAAACGGTGATGGCCACGCTCAAATTACTCGACCTTCCATGGGACGCGCAAATTTCCAACTATTTATCAACACGCACCCAACACCCCGTCAATTCCCCAACCTACCTGGAAATCACCCAGCCCATACACACCCGCTCTGTCGGGCGCTGGAAACACTATGCCTTTGCCTTCGAAGCCGCATTTGATCGTCACCCCCAACTCATGGAACAGCTTGGCGATGACTAG
- a CDS encoding PEP-CTERM sorting domain-containing protein, with translation MKHKHIGLSALLGATAFVGSVHGANVIVNPGFDNDSGTPIGAGGGGDRTITGWGSMHLYSQTYSGTQGPLLYEATSDTAADTYKGLRAPSQTVDLSTSLSGADLANIANGNGTFTFGSWMAGYSGDGNIVATQLQFFSSTDGSGAALSTFTLDRGVTTNQINTADKIVNPGGGNNATSETDPDWWAQYELSNTVPASAQSLTVTFVAGTGHAAGGANDWYADDVIVDITTVPEPSSAALVGLGGLALILRRRK, from the coding sequence ATGAAACACAAACACATCGGACTAAGCGCTCTTCTTGGGGCTACAGCTTTTGTCGGCAGCGTCCACGGCGCAAACGTCATCGTAAACCCAGGATTCGACAACGACTCAGGAACCCCCATCGGTGCAGGAGGAGGCGGTGATAGAACCATCACAGGCTGGGGAAGCATGCACCTTTACAGTCAAACTTACTCAGGAACACAAGGTCCCCTGCTTTATGAAGCAACCTCTGACACTGCAGCCGATACTTACAAAGGTCTCAGAGCTCCATCACAAACTGTCGACCTCAGCACCTCTCTCAGCGGTGCTGACTTGGCCAATATCGCCAACGGCAACGGAACTTTTACCTTTGGTTCCTGGATGGCGGGCTACAGTGGCGACGGTAACATCGTTGCAACCCAGCTTCAGTTTTTCTCATCCACAGACGGATCGGGAGCCGCGCTCTCCACATTCACCCTCGACCGGGGAGTAACAACCAACCAGATCAATACCGCGGATAAAATCGTAAATCCAGGTGGTGGCAACAACGCTACCTCGGAAACCGACCCCGACTGGTGGGCCCAATATGAGCTTTCCAACACTGTCCCGGCATCGGCTCAGTCCCTTACCGTCACCTTCGTTGCAGGAACCGGACATGCCGCAGGAGGAGCCAACGACTGGTATGCTGATGATGTCATTGTTGATATCACCACGGTTCCCGAACCCTCATCTGCTGCTCTAGTCGGCCTCGGAGGCCTTGCGTTGATTCTACGTCGACGTAAATAA
- a CDS encoding DUF4091 domain-containing protein: MSMKSMMFSRGRFLLSVFCYLVATGQFVCGQQAGMFDELEPLFPDSGAHNGKAEFSSTVPRGGVAGVHLLLDRLASDSEVTVESAGAVVIQQLLPVDVQQNTGVESRTELRDGKLNPHVIRRAPFQVFDAIRPLPSGKALADGSGRLSLRLEYAVQRDAEPGIKKIHVTLRSGSWKQRVTWNVDVHPAVVPDDQPGYTNWFSVANLASYHGHEMWSEGHWKTIAQAAALMREQRQTMFWIPWGDFIALDSDGKLAVDQKRLDRFAGLFLKLGFEQVELGHLAHRENGAWGAKHLVTSLGKLRVDSDEGKKLLLDQLAIIRRFVLRHKLHDRVFQHISDEPLSAHAADYVMVAKMVHEHLPEAPVFDAIHCTDELVGAVDVWCPQLDIYYRHRAFFQERMKAGEQVWIYTCLSPGGAALNRLLDQERTRCVLLSWLLMKDGLSGYLHWGLNHYRKGNDPFKETSPQFDDKPGPSRNFLPPGDSHVAYPDGSHLLSSVRLCAHRIGMEDAALIGGMLSQKDQSEMVSKLILEPRKHELDVQAYRNARKELLDRTSP; this comes from the coding sequence ATGAGTATGAAATCCATGATGTTTTCGAGGGGCCGCTTTCTTCTTTCTGTGTTCTGTTATTTGGTGGCGACGGGGCAGTTTGTGTGTGGGCAGCAGGCCGGCATGTTTGATGAATTGGAACCCTTGTTTCCCGACAGTGGGGCTCACAATGGAAAGGCTGAATTTTCATCGACTGTGCCTCGCGGAGGTGTGGCAGGCGTTCACCTTTTGCTGGATCGCTTAGCCTCGGACTCGGAAGTAACGGTGGAGAGTGCTGGTGCCGTGGTGATTCAACAACTTCTGCCGGTGGATGTGCAACAGAACACCGGGGTAGAATCGCGGACGGAGTTGCGTGACGGTAAGTTGAACCCGCATGTGATTCGTCGGGCTCCTTTTCAGGTGTTTGACGCGATTCGGCCGCTGCCTTCCGGGAAAGCCCTGGCCGATGGTTCAGGAAGGTTGTCTTTGCGGCTTGAGTATGCCGTTCAGCGAGATGCAGAGCCTGGGATAAAAAAAATCCATGTGACCCTGAGGTCCGGTTCATGGAAACAACGTGTCACCTGGAATGTGGACGTGCACCCGGCTGTTGTGCCTGATGATCAGCCAGGGTACACGAATTGGTTTTCGGTCGCTAATTTGGCAAGCTATCACGGGCATGAGATGTGGAGTGAAGGCCACTGGAAAACGATCGCACAAGCTGCAGCGTTGATGCGGGAGCAGCGTCAGACGATGTTTTGGATCCCGTGGGGGGATTTTATCGCGCTTGATTCGGACGGGAAGCTGGCTGTTGATCAAAAGCGGCTGGATCGTTTTGCTGGTTTATTTTTGAAGTTGGGGTTTGAGCAGGTTGAACTTGGTCATTTGGCACATCGTGAGAATGGTGCCTGGGGTGCCAAGCATTTGGTGACTTCGCTTGGGAAATTGAGAGTGGATTCGGACGAGGGAAAGAAACTGCTTTTGGATCAGTTGGCGATCATTCGCCGTTTTGTCCTGCGTCACAAGTTACATGATCGAGTGTTTCAGCATATCAGTGACGAACCGCTTTCTGCGCATGCCGCCGATTATGTGATGGTCGCCAAGATGGTGCATGAGCACTTGCCTGAAGCTCCAGTATTTGATGCCATTCATTGCACGGATGAACTGGTGGGTGCGGTGGATGTTTGGTGCCCGCAACTGGATATTTATTATCGTCATCGTGCCTTTTTCCAGGAGCGAATGAAGGCGGGTGAGCAGGTTTGGATTTATACTTGTTTGTCACCTGGAGGCGCTGCCCTGAATCGGTTATTGGATCAGGAACGAACCCGCTGTGTGTTGCTTTCCTGGTTGTTGATGAAGGACGGCTTGTCCGGATATTTGCACTGGGGACTGAACCATTACCGCAAGGGGAATGACCCATTCAAGGAGACCTCACCTCAGTTTGATGATAAGCCGGGGCCTTCACGTAATTTCCTACCTCCCGGTGACAGTCATGTGGCGTATCCGGATGGTAGCCATCTTCTATCGTCTGTTCGCCTATGCGCGCATCGAATCGGTATGGAGGATGCGGCATTGATCGGGGGAATGCTCAGCCAAAAGGATCAAAGCGAAATGGTATCGAAATTGATACTTGAGCCACGGAAGCACGAGCTCGATGTGCAAGCTTACCGAAATGCTCGCAAAGAATTGTTGGATAGGACCTCGCCTTGA
- a CDS encoding XylR family transcriptional regulator, translating to MKTQPHHHDVLRIGLRVPEWSKYGDAIIRGILQFVREYNLTWHMDIPVYSDHELEPVNIDDSWQGDGLIVFRCSEDEHAAWKKRGIQIINLSAETRIPSLPNVLPDNEEIGKVAADYLISRGLNHFCYVGDSTRHYSNLRQNGFQKELERRGRSCFTVDVPISQTKGKQRWKEIQQRMKDQLVNTTKPIGILTRDDMAAMNLLKVAEQMNIQVPQDWAVVGVGDSSPFCQSARPPITSIHYPNERIGYQAAKLMHQMITAQAPGQDIMLPVGGITERESSNMLSFKDDSIAKAVSYIHKHAAKGPVNIADLSAQFGMSYTGFRQRFKKIMGHTAKEEIDNVRMNQIRSMLANSELHIQEIGYQMNFQTPEDLSRFFQRHQGMSPTAYRALLK from the coding sequence GTGAAAACTCAGCCCCACCACCATGATGTTCTGCGCATTGGCTTACGAGTTCCGGAATGGAGTAAATACGGCGACGCCATCATCCGGGGGATTCTACAGTTTGTCAGAGAATACAATCTCACCTGGCACATGGATATCCCAGTGTATTCTGATCACGAACTCGAACCCGTCAACATCGACGACTCATGGCAAGGCGATGGACTGATTGTTTTCCGTTGCTCTGAAGACGAACATGCAGCATGGAAAAAACGAGGCATTCAAATCATCAACCTGAGCGCTGAAACGAGGATCCCCTCTCTACCCAACGTTCTTCCTGATAACGAAGAAATTGGAAAAGTCGCAGCTGACTACTTGATCTCTCGAGGGTTGAATCATTTTTGCTACGTTGGCGATTCCACCCGCCATTATTCCAACCTCCGCCAAAATGGATTTCAAAAAGAACTCGAACGCAGAGGGCGCAGTTGCTTCACCGTCGATGTTCCGATTAGCCAAACCAAGGGAAAACAACGTTGGAAAGAAATCCAACAACGAATGAAGGATCAACTTGTCAACACGACAAAACCCATCGGAATTCTCACCCGGGATGACATGGCTGCCATGAACCTCCTGAAAGTCGCGGAACAGATGAATATCCAGGTCCCCCAGGATTGGGCCGTCGTCGGCGTGGGTGACAGCTCCCCATTCTGCCAGTCAGCCAGACCGCCCATCACCAGCATCCATTACCCGAACGAACGTATTGGCTATCAAGCGGCCAAATTGATGCACCAAATGATAACAGCTCAGGCACCCGGCCAGGACATCATGCTCCCTGTTGGAGGCATCACAGAACGGGAATCGAGCAACATGCTCTCATTCAAGGATGACTCCATCGCCAAAGCCGTCAGTTACATCCACAAGCATGCGGCCAAAGGCCCAGTGAACATTGCCGATTTAAGCGCCCAATTCGGGATGTCTTACACGGGTTTTCGACAACGCTTCAAAAAAATCATGGGCCACACGGCTAAAGAAGAAATCGACAATGTTCGCATGAATCAGATCCGCAGCATGCTGGCCAATAGCGAACTCCATATTCAGGAAATCGGATATCAAATGAATTTCCAAACCCCAGAAGACCTATCACGCTTTTTTCAGCGCCATCAAGGGATGTCTCCAACAGCCTATCGAGCACTATTGAAATAA
- a CDS encoding dihydrodipicolinate synthase family protein, with amino-acid sequence MSNIFSGTIPALMTPCDAEGTPDFNALVETAKWLIESGMDSVVYCGSMGDWPLLSEQQRQDGVKALVDAGIKTIVGTGAQNTRFAAAHAAHAREVGAHGLMVIPRVLSRGLSPAAQYNHFTAILEAGGPDLPAVIYNSPYYGFETKADLFFKLRERYTQLIGFKEFGGSDSLTYAAEHITSGNDALTLMVGVDTQAYHGFVNCGAGGAITGVGNALPREVLHMVDLCQRAAGGDAAARVYAQQLSEAMNVLSTFDEGPDLVLYYKHLMVLEGHAAYVHHINPDDCLSPSQKAHLESQHALFRQWWSSWEGRKA; translated from the coding sequence ATGAGCAACATATTCTCTGGAACCATTCCCGCACTGATGACCCCCTGCGATGCCGAGGGGACTCCTGATTTTAACGCCTTGGTTGAGACCGCAAAGTGGTTGATTGAGTCCGGTATGGACTCGGTCGTCTATTGCGGATCGATGGGCGACTGGCCATTGCTTTCTGAACAACAACGCCAAGATGGAGTGAAGGCTCTGGTGGATGCCGGAATCAAAACCATTGTGGGGACAGGAGCTCAGAACACCCGTTTTGCTGCCGCGCATGCTGCCCACGCCCGCGAGGTGGGGGCTCATGGTTTAATGGTGATTCCACGTGTGTTATCGCGTGGATTGTCACCGGCGGCACAATACAATCATTTTACAGCCATTCTGGAAGCCGGGGGCCCTGACCTGCCAGCTGTGATTTACAATTCGCCATACTATGGTTTCGAAACCAAGGCCGATTTGTTTTTCAAATTACGCGAGCGTTATACTCAATTGATTGGCTTCAAGGAGTTTGGTGGTTCTGACTCACTGACCTATGCTGCTGAACATATCACCAGTGGAAATGATGCACTGACTTTGATGGTTGGAGTCGATACCCAGGCCTATCATGGATTTGTCAATTGTGGGGCTGGAGGTGCGATCACCGGTGTTGGGAATGCCCTGCCACGTGAGGTTTTGCATATGGTTGACCTTTGTCAACGCGCTGCAGGCGGGGATGCTGCTGCCCGTGTGTATGCACAGCAGTTGAGTGAGGCCATGAATGTGCTTTCCACCTTCGATGAAGGTCCTGATCTGGTGCTTTATTATAAGCATTTGATGGTGCTTGAAGGGCATGCTGCGTATGTCCATCACATCAACCCGGATGATTGTTTAAGTCCGTCACAGAAGGCCCATCTGGAATCCCAGCATGCTCTGTTCCGCCAGTGGTGGAGTTCATGGGAAGGCCGTAAGGCCTGA
- a CDS encoding Na+/H+ antiporter NhaC family protein, with the protein MCKNAENSRRLWLVLCMLGMGIMMGAGLLDHGGAARVLAPVGVALLTLVLMKHAVWGLMAGSLAACLLLQDGHLGLAVKQVMETHFFPSFQGSWRVGAILFTLVLGSFTVLIERGGGFDTLARKYLLSNEKHSGRRLQIATGVLGLFCFFDGLANSLLIGRVTRPLADRVGVARAKMAYLVDSTSSSIACIAFISTWIATQLSLIQQSIEPFAIDSSAYALFFASVPRNYYCWFTLVLLAAVVWRGWDIGPMKQSQAKAQPAQSLQDPGGCEDSRDAAPVWTALVPIGVLAMAIPVLFYLWETQPLFPVTGEKLANAFSGGAGPYAMTLGSVVGLLAAALCFPKRGQGELVSAVSHGAASMLGPLLILVMAWTFGSTLSELGTAAWIASAMGDSVDLRMYPAAVFLTGALVSFATGSSWGTMALMMPIALPAYLGVAGDNPELLSAVIGAVFSGAVFGDHCSPFSDTTIVSAFSCGVSAKEHVLTQLPYAGLAALVALLIGYGGLALNMAAWVNLLIGAAVLVSLVVWSSSRNKSDAG; encoded by the coding sequence GTGTGCAAAAATGCTGAAAATAGCCGCCGGCTGTGGCTTGTTCTCTGTATGCTCGGGATGGGCATCATGATGGGGGCTGGCTTGTTGGATCATGGGGGAGCCGCCAGAGTGTTGGCTCCTGTGGGGGTGGCTTTGCTGACGCTCGTGTTGATGAAGCACGCGGTGTGGGGATTGATGGCTGGGAGCCTGGCAGCTTGTTTGCTTTTACAGGACGGACATTTGGGCTTGGCGGTGAAGCAAGTAATGGAAACGCATTTTTTCCCCTCGTTTCAAGGTTCGTGGCGAGTCGGTGCGATTTTATTCACCTTGGTGTTGGGTTCGTTTACCGTGTTGATTGAGCGGGGTGGAGGCTTCGATACCCTGGCGAGGAAATACCTTTTATCGAATGAGAAGCACTCTGGGCGGCGTTTGCAGATAGCGACCGGAGTGTTGGGTCTGTTTTGTTTTTTTGATGGTCTGGCAAACAGCCTGCTCATTGGTCGGGTGACCCGGCCTTTGGCTGATCGAGTGGGGGTTGCTCGGGCGAAGATGGCTTATCTTGTGGATAGCACGAGTAGCTCGATTGCCTGCATTGCCTTTATTTCTACTTGGATTGCAACCCAGCTGAGTTTGATTCAGCAATCGATTGAACCCTTTGCGATCGACTCTTCTGCGTATGCTTTGTTTTTTGCTTCGGTTCCAAGGAATTATTATTGTTGGTTCACCTTGGTCTTACTTGCAGCCGTTGTCTGGCGTGGTTGGGATATCGGGCCGATGAAGCAAAGTCAGGCTAAGGCTCAGCCAGCCCAATCTTTACAAGATCCGGGAGGATGTGAAGATTCGCGCGATGCGGCCCCGGTTTGGACGGCATTAGTTCCGATCGGCGTTCTGGCTATGGCCATTCCGGTGCTGTTTTATCTCTGGGAAACGCAGCCTCTGTTTCCGGTGACGGGTGAGAAGCTTGCGAATGCCTTTAGTGGTGGTGCTGGACCTTATGCCATGACGCTGGGCAGTGTGGTTGGCTTGCTGGCGGCGGCCCTTTGTTTTCCGAAACGTGGGCAAGGTGAGCTTGTGTCTGCAGTGAGTCATGGGGCTGCGAGTATGCTCGGGCCTTTGTTGATTCTTGTTATGGCCTGGACGTTTGGTAGCACGCTGAGCGAACTGGGAACTGCAGCTTGGATTGCCTCGGCGATGGGGGATTCGGTAGATCTACGGATGTATCCTGCGGCTGTCTTTTTAACCGGAGCTTTGGTGAGTTTTGCCACCGGGAGTTCATGGGGCACGATGGCATTGATGATGCCGATTGCCTTGCCTGCGTATTTGGGAGTGGCGGGGGATAATCCAGAATTGTTGTCGGCGGTGATTGGGGCGGTCTTTAGTGGAGCGGTCTTTGGCGACCACTGTAGCCCTTTTAGTGACACCACCATCGTCAGTGCTTTTTCCTGTGGGGTTTCGGCCAAGGAGCATGTGTTGACTCAATTACCATATGCTGGCTTGGCAGCCTTGGTGGCTTTGCTGATCGGATATGGGGGCTTGGCTCTCAACATGGCTGCGTGGGTGAATCTTCTGATCGGAGCGGCGGTCTTGGTTAGCTTGGTTGTCTGGAGCAGCTCACGGAATAAAAGTGATGCTGGGTGA